The Leptolyngbya sp. FACHB-261 DNA window CCACCGGTGCCAACTCTGCGCTGGACACAGTGGCAATTTGCCTGGGACCTAGCCCAGCAAAGGCCTCTGACGGGCTGGGGCTTACGCAATTTCACCGCTCTTTACCAAGCCAAGACTGGCTTCTGGCTAGGGCATCCTCATAATTTTTATCTGATGCTCTCCGCAGAGACAGGTCTGCTTGCCACGCTGGCTCTGCTGTTGTTGATCGGTTGGGTCGTTGTTTTAGGGGTTCAGGCCTTTATTAGGCTAAGGCGGACTAAGCCTGGGGATGCCCTGCTGTTGTTTAGTGCGCTGGTTGCCCTGGGTAGTTGCGGCGTGTTTGGCCTATTGGATGTGACGATGTTTGATGTTCGCATTAACATCCTGGGCTGGTTACTGCTGGCCATGGTGTGTGGGGTCAGCCGCAACACTATACAAAAACCGGACATACAAAGACCGGGTGGTGATTACACCACCCGGTCTTGAGTCAAATTGACTTTGAGCGAGGACGAAGGCAATTAACTTTAGGCGTGATCAGCCTTCGGTTTAAGCGACGACAACCTGCTTCTTCTTGGGAGCGCCAAGTTCGCCTTTGGCGTACTTAGCAGCAAAGTCATCCAGGGAGACCGCCTTGATCTTGGAAGCATGTCCAGATGAGCCGAAAGCTTCGTAGCGCTCCTGACAAACCTTTTGCATGTACTTGATCGAGGGCTTGAGGAAGTGACGGGGGTCAAACTCCTCAGGCTTCTGAGCCAAGGCTTCACGCACAGCAGCAGTGATTGCCAAACGGTTGTCGGTGTCGATGTTGACCTTACGCACACCGCACTTGATGCCCTTTTGAATTTCTTCTAGGGGCACACCGTAGGTTTCAGGGATCTTGCCGCCGTGCTGGTTGATCAGAGCTAGCAGATCTTCCGGCACTGAAGAAGAACCGTGCATGACCAAGTGGGTGTTGGGCAGACGGCGGTGGATTTCTTCGATGCGGCTGATTGCCAAAATTTCGCCCGTGGGTTTGCGGGTGAACTTGTAAGCGCCGTGGCTGGTGCCGATTGCAACCGCTAGAGCATCCACACCGGTTTGCTCTACGAAGTCAACTGCTTCATCGGGGTCGGTTAGCAGTTGATCGTGAGAAAGGGTGCCTTCAAAACCGTGACCGTCTTCCTTGTCACCCTTGCCAGTTTCCAGGGAGCCCAAGCAACCTAGTTCACCTTCAACACTGACGCCGATTGAGTGAGCAACCTCGACCACCTGGCGGGTGACATCGACGTTGTACTCATAGCTGGCAGGGGTTTTGGCATCGGCTTCGAGGGAGCCATCCATCATGACGCTGGTAAAACCGTTGCGCATGGCAGAGTAACAGGTTGCCGGGCTGTTGCCATGATCTTGGTGCATGGCGATGGGGATGTTCGGGTAGGTCTCCACCGCAGCCAGAATCAGGTGACGTAGAAACGCTTCGCCAGCGTAGGTACGGGCACCACGCGAGGCTTGCAAAATCACTGGAGAGTCAGACTCTTGGGCAGCCCGCATGATTGCCTGGATCTGCTCCATGTTGTTGACGTTGTAAGCCGGAATGCCGTAGCCATTTTCTGCCGCGTGGTCCAGCAGCAGCCGCATGGGTACAAGCGCCATAGATTTCCTCCTGGTTTCTCGCTCTAGGTATTAAGACGGGTTCGGGCGAGGGTTTGATATAGCAATCTTAAGATACTTTTCAGGATCCGTCGCAGAGCTTTTTCCGGTTGTGTTGTCCTTGAGCAAATTCCAAAAAGTATCTCAAGGGTTATTAGGCGTGAACAGGGCTGGGCTGACTGACCTGAGTGAGCAAGGTTTGGAGTGCTTCGCCCTCGATTACCTCGGTCTCCAGAAGTTGTCCAGTAATGGTTTCCAGAAGGTCTCGATTAGCGTTGAGGATATCTAGAGCTTGCTGATGCGCTTGGTCAACAATTCCTTTGACCTCGCGGTCGATCGCTTCGGCGGTCTGTTCGCTCACTGCACGACGAGCATTAGCACCCCCGTTGCCCAGGAACATATTTTGTTGGCCTTGCTCGTAGGCTAGAGGACCTAGCACCTTGCTCATGCCATAGGCTGTGACCATGCGCTCGGCTAACTCTGTTGCCCGTTGGAGGTCGTTTGAGGCTCCTGTCGTGATGCTGCCAAAGATGATTTCTTCAGCTGAGCG harbors:
- the fba gene encoding class II fructose-bisphosphate aldolase (catalyzes the reversible aldol condensation of dihydroxyacetonephosphate and glyceraldehyde 3-phosphate in the Calvin cycle, glycolysis, and/or gluconeogenesis), whose product is MALVPMRLLLDHAAENGYGIPAYNVNNMEQIQAIMRAAQESDSPVILQASRGARTYAGEAFLRHLILAAVETYPNIPIAMHQDHGNSPATCYSAMRNGFTSVMMDGSLEADAKTPASYEYNVDVTRQVVEVAHSIGVSVEGELGCLGSLETGKGDKEDGHGFEGTLSHDQLLTDPDEAVDFVEQTGVDALAVAIGTSHGAYKFTRKPTGEILAISRIEEIHRRLPNTHLVMHGSSSVPEDLLALINQHGGKIPETYGVPLEEIQKGIKCGVRKVNIDTDNRLAITAAVREALAQKPEEFDPRHFLKPSIKYMQKVCQERYEAFGSSGHASKIKAVSLDDFAAKYAKGELGAPKKKQVVVA